In one window of Carassius carassius chromosome 38, fCarCar2.1, whole genome shotgun sequence DNA:
- the LOC132118951 gene encoding uncharacterized protein LOC132118951: MQQWQRQKKTSPKCRLKVTFFAEAGIDTGALSKEFLTEMLVEIEKRLFVEGPDKKGKNPVYCLNSLDCNYFRTAGEVMAASLAQGGPCPNFLREWCFRYLCSGDSDSIQVSASDVTDLELSQLIVKINNASDHNISDLIGDILTCGYTGIMSVDKRDSIIRAVILHSTMRLIPMLDQLRKGPQLYELPTIMKTHQDLCQPLFVTGEDDKVDAVFILENSRPVFSEIGSAKHRMETNIMNFFQDYLQEIEDSEQDGPSNNNNIAPESLTVGRIMQWLTGQGHKPLLPSEKKDFVINVRFQLKNISHMPWANL; encoded by the exons ATGCAACAGTGGCAACGGCAGAAGAAGACCTCGCCCAAATGTAGACTTAAGGTCACATTCTTTGCCGAGGCAGGCATTGATACTGGTGCCCTTTCCAAAGAATTCCTCACAG AAATGCTGgtagaaatagaaaaaagactCTTTGTTGAAGGTCCAGATAAGAAAGGGAAGAATCCCGTTTACTGCCTTAACAGTTTGGACTGTAACTACTTCAG GACTGCAGGAGAAGTCATGGCAGCTAGTCTGGCACAAGGCGGACCTTGCCCTAACTTCCTGCGTGAATGGTGCTTCAGATATCTCTGCTCTGGTGACTCTGACAGCATTCAAGTGTCTGCCAGTGATGTCACAGATTTGGAACTGTCACAGCTAATTGTAAAG ATAAACAACGCCAGTGATCACAACATCAGTGACCTGATTGGTGACATTTTGACCTGCGGATACACTGGAATCATGTCTGTGGATAAAAGGGACAGCATAATAAG AGCTGTTATACTTCACTCCACCATGAGACTCATCCCGATGCTTGACCAGCTCAGAAAAGGCCCGCAGCTCTATGAACTACCAACGATCATGAAGACCCATCAAGACCTTTGCCAACCACTGTTTGTTACAGGGGAAGATGATAAG GTGGATGCAGTCTTCATTCTGGAAAACAGCCGCCCTGTCTTCAGTGAGATTGGTTCTGCCAAACACCGCATGGAAACAAACATCATGAATTTTTTCCAGGACTACCTTCAGGAAATTGAGGATTCTG AACAAGATGGcccaagcaacaacaacaacattgctCCAGAAAGTTTGACTGTTGGAAGAATCATGCAGTGGCTCACTGGACAGGGACACAAGCCCCTTCTGCCTAGTGAAAAGAAGGACTTTGTCATAAATGTGAGATTCCAATTAAAAAACATTAGCCATATGCCATGGGCAAACCTTTGA
- the LOC132119228 gene encoding SAP domain-containing ribonucleoprotein-like isoform X1 yields the protein MAEVVELHKLKLAELKQECTARGLDAKGNKADLIARLQAYLEEHEEVNEEEVLGEYGEEAFAKEETDSQKQEFTPPEEETEKKVVKVNPPATVGERLQKRAERFNIPPTADSKKAARATRFGLQEPESVSSKGTSAKVNVDVEVLKKRAERFGLNVSSVSKKIEDDEKLKKRKERFGIVTSAANDTEV from the exons ATGGCGGAAGTCGTGGAACTGCATAAACTCAAG TTGGCTGAGCTGAAGCAGGAATGTACTGCTCGTGGGCTGGATGCCAAAGGAAATAAAGCCGATCTTATTGCCCGGCTGCAAGCCTATCTGGAAGAGCATG aaGAAGTGAATGAAGAGGAAGTTCTGGGAGAATATGGTGAG GAGGCCTTTGCCAAAGAAGAGACTGATTCCCAGAAGCAAGAGTTTACTCCTCCTGAAGA GGAGACTGAGAAAAAAGTGGTCAAGGTAAACCCTCCTGCTACAGTTGGTGAG AGGCTTCAGAAAAGAGCAGAACGCTTCAATATTCCACCAACTGCGGACAGCAAAAAGGCAGCACGAGCAACAAG GTTTGGTCTGCAAGAACCTGAATCTGTATCATCCAAAG gaaCTTCAGCCAAAGTTAAT GTTGATGTTGAGGTATTAAAAAAGAGAGCAGAACGTTTTGGCTTGAATGTCTCTTCAGTTTCTAAAAAG ATTGAGGATGATGAAAAGCTTAAGAAGAGGAAGGAGAGATTTGGCATTGTTACTAGTGCAGCCAATGATACAGAGGTATGA
- the LOC132119228 gene encoding SAP domain-containing ribonucleoprotein-like isoform X2: MAEVVELHKLKLAELKQECTARGLDAKGNKADLIARLQAYLEEHEVNEEEVLGEYGEEAFAKEETDSQKQEFTPPEEETEKKVVKVNPPATVGERLQKRAERFNIPPTADSKKAARATRFGLQEPESVSSKGTSAKVNVDVEVLKKRAERFGLNVSSVSKKIEDDEKLKKRKERFGIVTSAANDTEV, encoded by the exons ATGGCGGAAGTCGTGGAACTGCATAAACTCAAG TTGGCTGAGCTGAAGCAGGAATGTACTGCTCGTGGGCTGGATGCCAAAGGAAATAAAGCCGATCTTATTGCCCGGCTGCAAGCCTATCTGGAAGAGCATG AAGTGAATGAAGAGGAAGTTCTGGGAGAATATGGTGAG GAGGCCTTTGCCAAAGAAGAGACTGATTCCCAGAAGCAAGAGTTTACTCCTCCTGAAGA GGAGACTGAGAAAAAAGTGGTCAAGGTAAACCCTCCTGCTACAGTTGGTGAG AGGCTTCAGAAAAGAGCAGAACGCTTCAATATTCCACCAACTGCGGACAGCAAAAAGGCAGCACGAGCAACAAG GTTTGGTCTGCAAGAACCTGAATCTGTATCATCCAAAG gaaCTTCAGCCAAAGTTAAT GTTGATGTTGAGGTATTAAAAAAGAGAGCAGAACGTTTTGGCTTGAATGTCTCTTCAGTTTCTAAAAAG ATTGAGGATGATGAAAAGCTTAAGAAGAGGAAGGAGAGATTTGGCATTGTTACTAGTGCAGCCAATGATACAGAGGTATGA